The stretch of DNA TGGGGAGTTGAAGCATTCATTTCAAGATTGAAAGGAGTAAATCAGACTGAAGTCGGATATGCTAACGGCCTTGACCTTGCGCCGACATATGAAAAGGTATGCACCGGAAAAACAGGACATGCAGAAACCGTAAAGGTAACCTACAATCCGGAGATAATATCACTTGAAGATATTCTGGAAAGCTTTTTCAAGATTATTGATCCATTTAGCAAAAACCGACAGGGAAACGATATTGGAACACAATACAGGACTGGTATCTACTGGCAGGAAGAATCCCAAAAGAGCATCGTCCTGAACTTTCTAAAACAAAAGCAGAGGGAATCTGAAAAAAACATTGTTGTCGAAGCACGTGCAATAGGCAGCTTTTACCCGGCAGAAAGCTATCACCAGAAATATCTGGAAAGAAATCCAGAGGGCTATTGCCATGTTGATTTAAATTTAATAGACGATAAAGAATTCGACCATTTGACCCCTGAAGAGTATAAAATAACACAGCTTTCTATGACAGAAGCACCATTTAGCGGCAAGTACGATGACTTTTTTGAAGAGGGTGTATATGTGGATGCCGTAAACGGTGAAGTTTTATTCTCATCTG from Methanobrevibacter sp. YE315 encodes:
- the msrA gene encoding peptide-methionine (S)-S-oxide reductase MsrA — its product is MFKIQKVIYLAGGCFWGVEAFISRLKGVNQTEVGYANGLDLAPTYEKVCTGKTGHAETVKVTYNPEIISLEDILESFFKIIDPFSKNRQGNDIGTQYRTGIYWQEESQKSIVLNFLKQKQRESEKNIVVEARAIGSFYPAESYHQKYLERNPEGYCHVDLNLIDDKEFDHLTPEEYKITQLSMTEAPFSGKYDDFFEEGVYVDAVNGEVLFSSDDKYDSGCGWPAFKKPISDDKIIRHRDFSHETTRIEVRSAKANSHLGHLFHDGPGGSARYCINSAALKFIPKDEVDEYLKKLNNNKNQR